One Pseudoalteromonas espejiana DSM 9414 DNA window includes the following coding sequences:
- a CDS encoding gamma-glutamylcyclotransferase family protein — protein sequence MLEALFVYGTLCPGHPNEHILANIGGTFEEGSVVGNLINEGWGAKMGFPALVLDDSGQEIKGYVFSSTNLKNHWAELDEFEGEAYSRILTQVKLHNGEYVQANVYSLNTK from the coding sequence GTGTTAGAAGCGTTATTTGTATATGGTACTTTGTGCCCTGGTCATCCAAACGAGCATATTCTTGCCAATATTGGCGGCACTTTTGAAGAAGGCAGTGTAGTAGGTAATTTAATTAACGAAGGCTGGGGTGCTAAAATGGGCTTTCCTGCACTGGTGTTAGATGACTCAGGTCAAGAGATAAAAGGCTATGTATTTAGCTCTACTAATTTAAAAAATCATTGGGCAGAGCTCGATGAGTTTGAAGGCGAGGCTTACTCTCGTATATTAACGCAAGTTAAGTTACACAATGGTGAGTATGTTCAGGCAAACGTGTACTCATTAAATACAAAGTAA
- a CDS encoding fused MFS/spermidine synthase: MSIKTNALIYFLAFCSGFCIMGIELLGGRILAPYFGSSVHIWGSIITVFMLSLSLGYLLGGKLSTKNASLTKYGLIFLVASIMVVPIALFSQPIMEFIFTHIEDTRYGSLLASTALFFIPTVILGMISPYSVRLLVTDSHKSGQVAGVLYFVSTLGSALGTIITSFYFVLAFDVNTIISAFASTLGLLGVLAITVNSLGGNKELAHA; the protein is encoded by the coding sequence ATGAGCATAAAAACAAACGCATTAATTTACTTTTTAGCCTTTTGCAGTGGCTTTTGCATTATGGGTATTGAGCTTTTAGGTGGGCGTATTTTGGCGCCTTATTTTGGCAGCAGCGTACATATTTGGGGCAGCATAATTACCGTATTTATGCTTAGTTTATCCTTAGGTTATTTACTCGGTGGCAAACTTAGTACTAAAAATGCATCGCTTACTAAATATGGGTTAATTTTTTTAGTGGCGAGCATTATGGTGGTGCCTATTGCGCTGTTTTCGCAGCCAATAATGGAATTTATATTTACCCACATTGAAGACACACGCTATGGCTCTTTGCTTGCCTCTACGGCTTTATTTTTTATTCCTACCGTTATTTTAGGCATGATCTCGCCTTACTCGGTACGCTTATTAGTAACCGACAGCCATAAAAGTGGCCAAGTGGCGGGTGTATTATATTTTGTAAGCACGCTAGGCAGTGCCTTGGGTACTATTATTACCTCGTTTTACTTTGTGCTCGCGTTCGACGTAAACACCATAATTAGCGCGTTTGCATCAACACTTGGCCTACTCGGTGTACTTGCTATTACTGTTAACAGCCTTGGCGGTAATAAGGAGTTAGCGCATGCTTAA
- a CDS encoding TonB-dependent siderophore receptor: MKYSLIYLACLGISAQTLAQEQTDEIEKISVTYKQAYRGDIPQKQMPQSIVSVSSAALDQKGITELQDALDFSASISRKNNSGALWDSFSIRGLSGNENMPSGYLINGFSGGRGFSGPRDVSNIEYIEVLKGPGSALYGRSEPGGTVNIVTKKPQFDSQGELKLSLGSDSFNRVEGDYTNGINDTTAFRINGAWQDSDSYRDEVYTNKKVITPSVYHQINASTSVTYEFEYVDLAQLFDRGVVVLDNDFDTVPSSRYLGNPNDGDTQVYSRGHQITLNHDINDEWSLVVGANYRSSTLTGFSSDAELSPSRQSLFDDGRTLTRQQRYRDYEVEDTSVKFEVSGSLATAGITHHLLIGADAYKYDLRTALSRYRGGNGTYTVDIFEPNYDVERPAVSLLYENDEEQKAYGIYVQDQMDITDKFKLLVGLRFDSVDQDILETNSGVFSTSSESQVSPRVGVVYELNNALTFYSSYSEGFLPLSGTDASGDPFGFEYSDSFEVGAKFEYLGVNGTVAFFDASKSNMLVADPVNVGFSAPIGKADSKGFELDLNTYITDATAFNLSYAYIDATTANDIINADWGVPIEKGSPLVNVPKNNLNLTLSHQTALMGKELEFGASYQYTSSRLGDAADLSFRLPSYQLVGVFGQVNLTEQTELNVSVNNIFDEDYAESSYNALWVYPGAPTQFKMSLAYNF; encoded by the coding sequence ATGAAGTACTCTTTAATTTATTTAGCCTGTTTAGGCATTAGTGCGCAAACACTTGCGCAAGAGCAAACCGACGAAATTGAAAAAATATCTGTTACTTATAAACAAGCTTACCGTGGCGACATTCCTCAAAAGCAAATGCCGCAGTCTATTGTAAGTGTTAGCAGCGCTGCGCTTGATCAAAAAGGCATTACCGAATTACAAGACGCCCTTGATTTTTCGGCGAGTATTTCGCGCAAAAATAACAGTGGCGCATTATGGGATAGCTTTTCTATTCGTGGCCTTTCAGGTAACGAAAACATGCCGTCGGGCTATTTAATTAATGGCTTTAGCGGCGGGCGTGGTTTTAGCGGCCCGCGCGATGTATCAAACATTGAATACATAGAAGTATTAAAAGGCCCAGGCTCTGCACTTTATGGGCGCTCGGAGCCAGGCGGTACTGTAAATATTGTGACCAAAAAGCCACAGTTTGATTCTCAAGGAGAGCTAAAGCTAAGCTTAGGCAGCGACAGTTTTAACCGTGTTGAAGGCGATTACACTAACGGTATTAACGATACCACTGCGTTTAGAATAAATGGCGCGTGGCAAGATAGCGACAGCTACCGCGATGAGGTATACACCAACAAAAAGGTGATTACGCCGTCTGTTTATCATCAAATAAACGCATCGACCAGTGTAACGTATGAGTTTGAATACGTAGATTTAGCCCAGCTATTTGACCGCGGTGTTGTAGTGCTCGATAACGATTTTGACACTGTACCAAGCTCACGTTATTTAGGTAACCCAAACGATGGCGACACGCAGGTTTATTCTCGTGGTCATCAAATTACGTTAAATCACGACATTAACGACGAATGGTCACTTGTTGTAGGTGCAAACTACCGCAGCTCTACATTAACGGGGTTTTCGTCGGATGCTGAGCTTTCACCATCGCGCCAATCGTTATTTGACGATGGCCGCACACTTACCCGTCAGCAGCGCTATCGCGACTACGAAGTAGAAGACACAAGCGTTAAGTTTGAAGTTAGCGGAAGTTTAGCTACAGCAGGTATTACGCATCACTTATTGATAGGTGCCGATGCATATAAGTACGATTTACGTACAGCGCTTTCACGCTACCGTGGTGGTAATGGTACTTATACTGTTGATATTTTTGAGCCAAATTACGATGTTGAGCGCCCAGCAGTTAGCTTACTTTACGAAAACGACGAAGAGCAAAAAGCATACGGTATTTATGTTCAAGACCAAATGGATATTACCGATAAATTTAAGCTATTAGTTGGCCTAAGATTTGACAGCGTTGACCAAGACATTTTAGAAACCAACAGCGGCGTGTTTTCAACCAGTTCTGAAAGCCAAGTAAGCCCACGTGTTGGCGTAGTGTACGAGCTAAACAATGCACTCACCTTTTACAGCAGCTACTCAGAAGGCTTTTTGCCACTAAGCGGCACTGATGCAAGCGGCGACCCGTTTGGCTTTGAATACAGCGACTCGTTTGAAGTTGGCGCTAAGTTTGAATACTTAGGCGTAAACGGTACTGTGGCATTTTTTGATGCTTCTAAAAGTAATATGTTAGTGGCAGACCCTGTAAACGTTGGTTTTTCGGCGCCTATTGGTAAAGCCGATAGTAAAGGTTTTGAACTTGATTTAAACACCTATATTACTGATGCAACGGCATTTAACTTATCGTACGCCTATATAGATGCCACCACAGCAAACGACATTATTAATGCCGATTGGGGTGTGCCAATTGAAAAAGGCAGCCCGCTAGTAAATGTACCAAAAAATAACTTAAACCTTACGCTTAGCCACCAAACAGCATTAATGGGCAAAGAGCTTGAGTTTGGTGCAAGTTACCAATACACAAGCAGCCGTTTAGGTGATGCCGCCGATTTAAGTTTTAGGCTACCAAGCTACCAATTAGTGGGCGTGTTTGGCCAAGTTAATTTAACCGAGCAAACCGAACTTAATGTAAGTGTAAATAACATTTTTGATGAAGATTACGCCGAAAGCAGCTACAACGCTTTATGGGTTTACCCAGGTGCGCCAACTCAATTTAAAATGTCGTTAGCTTATAATTTTTAA
- a CDS encoding LysR family transcriptional regulator yields MHLDDIEKVIHMAGSQNLHTTAKHFNITPGALSKTLKKVEANLATELFNRVGKTLVLNDKGKEFVKHSSDLVHNYQQLTSRFKSDNHKFNAVIAGPAILLKSGLKKLLTPLSSLPCSVRINNVFEGEAISQVASGSAQIALVTREAFNNSSHTNLVAVDVFNTGFSVAGHASHQLVQQGALTLNKNQLLHAAFACPLFSPLCGLEQGIGSDGWQDNIAPRNIVFRCSDYSALIEVVQSGLALAYLPNFVIDDLGLKKLTVKGVNSHYNESIVMIYKPSKADGWLNKLMHAL; encoded by the coding sequence ATGCATTTAGACGACATTGAAAAAGTAATTCATATGGCGGGTTCGCAAAATCTGCATACAACCGCTAAGCACTTTAATATTACCCCAGGGGCGCTGTCTAAAACGCTAAAAAAGGTTGAGGCAAACTTAGCCACAGAGCTGTTTAATCGTGTAGGCAAAACCTTAGTACTTAATGATAAAGGCAAAGAGTTTGTTAAGCACAGTAGCGATTTAGTTCATAATTACCAGCAGCTTACTAGCCGTTTTAAAAGCGATAATCATAAATTTAATGCGGTTATTGCAGGTCCTGCCATTTTACTAAAAAGTGGCCTTAAAAAGCTGCTTACACCTCTTAGCAGCCTGCCTTGCTCGGTGCGCATTAACAATGTGTTTGAAGGTGAAGCCATAAGCCAAGTTGCGTCTGGCTCGGCGCAGATTGCGCTAGTTACTCGCGAGGCATTTAATAATAGCTCGCATACTAATTTAGTGGCGGTTGATGTATTTAATACTGGGTTTAGTGTGGCTGGGCATGCTTCGCATCAGCTAGTACAACAAGGTGCATTAACGCTTAATAAAAACCAATTACTGCACGCGGCTTTTGCATGCCCTTTGTTTTCGCCGTTATGCGGCTTAGAGCAAGGTATAGGCTCCGACGGCTGGCAAGATAATATTGCCCCGCGCAATATTGTATTTAGATGTAGCGATTACAGTGCATTAATAGAGGTGGTGCAAAGTGGTTTGGCGTTGGCGTATTTACCTAACTTTGTAATTGACGATTTAGGGCTTAAAAAATTAACTGTAAAGGGGGTTAACAGTCACTACAATGAAAGCATTGTAATGATATACAAACCATCTAAGGCCGATGGTTGGCTTAATAAACTCATGCACGCTTTATAA
- a CDS encoding MarR family transcriptional regulator: MTTQKPFHETLDLTLIGNMGRVHRLCREAVTIAVEPLGLTQSRWTALMHIDMQGEGLTQLELANSLGIEMPSLTRTLKQLEEQQLITRKVDEHDKRSKKIYFTEQGGTVLQSLNKKLIDIKSQLYSGLSTQQLDALAHGIVKIEKNALNCIQNQVKG; encoded by the coding sequence ATGACTACTCAAAAACCTTTTCACGAAACGCTCGACTTAACCTTAATTGGTAATATGGGGCGTGTTCATAGGCTATGCCGCGAAGCAGTAACCATAGCTGTAGAGCCATTGGGGCTTACGCAATCGCGCTGGACCGCACTTATGCATATAGACATGCAAGGTGAAGGATTAACTCAACTTGAGCTTGCCAATAGCTTAGGTATAGAAATGCCCTCGCTTACTCGCACACTAAAGCAATTAGAAGAGCAGCAATTAATTACACGAAAAGTAGATGAGCACGATAAACGCAGTAAAAAAATTTACTTTACCGAGCAAGGTGGCACCGTTTTACAGTCGCTAAACAAAAAGCTGATTGATATTAAAAGCCAGCTTTATAGCGGCTTAAGCACACAGCAGCTCGACGCACTCGCGCATGGCATAGTTAAAATAGAAAAAAACGCACTAAACTGTATTCAAAACCAAGTTAAAGGGTAA
- a CDS encoding HlyD family secretion protein, which yields MTPDQKFTRYVRLSLATFVVVFIYYLIADMFMPVTPQARVYHPVVQIAPQISGRVTNVLVANNQTVKAGDVLFEIDQDPYKLALEQAQLALDDAKLQNKRLDTNVKALEAQISAAKAKQHEQNLLKNRGETLYKQRSISEQELESIRANFEASKSDVASLQAQLAEAVLARGESGTQNLAIRHAANQLAQAELNLSYTQVRALSAGVVSNLQLLDGAYAVTGSPLLAIVANKADLVADFREKSLLNMQPGSQARVVFDSRPGEVYIAQISTFEAGVSDGQLSANGSLSSTETSNRWVRDAQRQRIHLVMPNHAKLIASMPSGARATVQLLPESSIGQWLAIAQIRFISWLHYIY from the coding sequence ATGACCCCCGATCAAAAATTTACACGTTATGTAAGACTTTCGTTAGCGACGTTTGTAGTTGTATTTATATATTATTTAATTGCCGACATGTTTATGCCGGTAACGCCACAGGCACGGGTTTACCACCCTGTTGTGCAAATAGCACCGCAAATAAGTGGCCGCGTAACTAACGTATTGGTAGCCAATAACCAAACCGTAAAAGCGGGCGATGTACTATTTGAAATAGACCAAGACCCATACAAGCTAGCGCTCGAACAAGCACAGCTCGCCCTTGACGATGCCAAATTACAAAATAAACGCCTAGATACCAATGTAAAAGCACTTGAGGCACAAATTAGTGCTGCTAAAGCAAAGCAGCACGAGCAAAATTTATTAAAAAACCGTGGCGAAACCCTTTATAAACAGCGTTCTATTTCAGAGCAAGAGCTTGAAAGCATTAGAGCCAATTTTGAAGCCAGTAAGTCGGATGTAGCCTCATTACAGGCGCAATTAGCCGAGGCCGTACTTGCCCGAGGCGAAAGCGGCACACAAAACTTAGCAATTCGCCACGCAGCAAACCAGTTAGCACAAGCAGAGCTTAACTTATCGTACACGCAAGTGCGTGCGCTAAGCGCGGGTGTAGTGTCTAACCTACAACTACTTGATGGCGCGTATGCCGTAACGGGCAGCCCTTTGCTTGCAATAGTGGCAAACAAAGCCGACCTAGTGGCTGACTTTAGAGAAAAGTCGTTACTAAATATGCAACCAGGCAGCCAAGCTAGAGTAGTATTTGATAGCCGGCCAGGCGAGGTATACATTGCCCAAATAAGCACCTTTGAAGCGGGAGTAAGCGATGGACAACTCAGCGCAAATGGCTCACTTAGTAGCACCGAAACCAGTAACCGCTGGGTGCGCGACGCTCAGCGCCAGCGCATTCATTTAGTTATGCCCAACCACGCTAAATTAATAGCCAGCATGCCAAGCGGCGCCCGTGCCACCGTACAATTATTACCAGAGTCGAGCATTGGGCAATGGCTAGCAATAGCCCAAATTAGGTTTATTAGTTGGTTACACTACATTTATTAA
- a CDS encoding spermidine synthase, whose translation MLKYLLLAASVFSGAALSNVIHEERSLYRNIIVDETRDLRCLKFNTKSSKTSQSCMYKNDPDKLVFNYTKLTFASLLVTKNPKNVLVIGLGGGTLSNVINELYPAAKIHNVEIDPAVLKVARDYFNFIETDNVTSSVQDGRIFIKRAAIKKQKYDWIILDAFNGDYIPEHLLTKEFFEEVQSVLAKGGVIAANTFSSSKLYEHESATYHSVFGDFINVSRPNRSNRIILAGVKTMPTAAQLNERINALAPRLKKYDVDIKAISTYMQSTKNNQDWPANTKILTDQYSPANLLNF comes from the coding sequence ATGCTTAAATACTTACTCTTAGCTGCCAGTGTGTTCTCAGGAGCAGCGCTTAGTAATGTAATACACGAAGAACGCTCCTTGTATCGCAATATTATTGTTGATGAAACACGCGACCTACGCTGCCTTAAATTTAATACTAAAAGCAGTAAAACTAGTCAAAGTTGTATGTATAAAAACGACCCCGACAAACTCGTTTTTAACTACACCAAGCTTACTTTTGCCAGTTTGTTAGTAACTAAAAACCCTAAAAATGTGCTGGTTATAGGCTTAGGTGGCGGTACGCTTTCTAATGTAATTAATGAGCTTTACCCTGCCGCTAAAATTCATAATGTTGAAATAGACCCAGCAGTTTTAAAAGTAGCCCGCGATTACTTTAACTTTATAGAAACCGATAACGTAACATCAAGCGTGCAAGACGGCCGTATATTTATAAAACGCGCCGCTATTAAAAAGCAAAAGTACGACTGGATCATTCTTGATGCATTCAATGGCGACTACATTCCTGAGCATTTACTTACCAAAGAATTTTTTGAAGAAGTACAAAGCGTGCTAGCCAAAGGCGGTGTTATTGCAGCTAATACGTTTTCGAGCAGTAAATTATACGAGCACGAGTCGGCAACGTACCATAGTGTATTTGGCGACTTTATTAATGTAAGCCGCCCTAATCGCAGTAATCGTATTATTTTAGCGGGCGTTAAAACTATGCCAACTGCAGCGCAGCTTAACGAGCGCATTAACGCCCTTGCGCCACGTTTAAAAAAATACGATGTAGATATAAAAGCAATTAGTACCTACATGCAAAGCACCAAAAACAACCAAGACTGGCCAGCAAATACCAAAATACTGACCGACCAGTACTCCCCCGCTAACCTTCTTAATTTTTAA